A genomic segment from Neodiprion lecontei isolate iyNeoLeco1 chromosome 1, iyNeoLeco1.1, whole genome shotgun sequence encodes:
- the LOC124296646 gene encoding glucose dehydrogenase [FAD, quinone]-like isoform X1, producing the protein MEYNYALPETCNADYLGQSIASVCNVTSYYFFLSILETFVRRKQRIAQTCERITPIHIPDAEYDFIVVGGGAAGSVVAARLSENPSWKVLLVEAGPDELVAASVPGFTYVVPGSSNEWGYQSTNETYACQGSNGSCLITQAKTLGGSLSHNAMIYLRGSPYIFDQWAAMGNEGWSWEEVLPFFKKSENNGDIDSVGRKYHGTNGPLFVERFPSKPPFANVILEAAKEAGFGLSNDLNGDDPIGFTILQTTSHRGARRSSAAAYLRPIRHRKNLQITLNSTCTRVIIENRRAVGIEYYKNGKLYTVRASREVILSAGAVRSPHLLLLSGVGPEEDLKSYGIEVIENLPGVGCNFHDHVVFPISFTIDEPDVYDNNWAALAEYIAFQTGPLSNTGLGQVAGALPSGITTPNLPDNHIVGMGYSAGCAPGGIGLLSSDGKREIEFSAGYEHPKCRGKISLASSDPLEYPSITVNYLCHPDDVAGVVKAVEYTLQLADAPAFKAYNMTLAATPFEPCSTYTFASRKYWECAAHYNVTGESHFAGSCKMGPSSDPLAVVDPRLRVYGIQGLRVADASIMPQATTANTGSSCVMIGERAAHMIKQDWNYTDAV; encoded by the exons ATGGAGTACAACTACGCCTTGCCGGAAACCTGCAATGCGGACTACCTGGGGCAGAGTATAGCCAGCGTATGTAATGTCACCTCGTACTATTTCTTTCTGTCGATTCTAGAGACATTTGTAAGAAGAAAACAACGAATCGCTCAAACCTGCGAACGCATCACACCTATCCATATCCCAGATGCCGAGTATGACTTTATCGTAGTGGGGG gTGGAGCAGCCGGTTCTGTCGTCGCTGCAAGACTGAGTGAAAATCCGTCTTGGAAAGTTCTGCTTGTTGAGGCAGGCCCGGACGAACTAGTAGCCGCATCCGTTCCTGGTTTCACTTATGTTGTACCCG GATCATCTAACGAGTGGGGATACCAGTCGACCAACGAAACCTACGCCTGTCAAGGTTCGAATGGTAGCTGTTTGATTACGCAAGCCAAAACTCTTGGTGGAAGCTTGTCGCACAATGCAATGATATACCTACGCGGCAGCCCGTATATATTCGATCAATGGGCTGCAATGGGTAACGAGGGATGGTCGTGGGAAGAAGTCTTGCCATTTTTCAAGAAGTCCGAAAATAACGGCGATATCGATAGTGTTGGCCGAAAGTATCACGGCACGAATGGGCCGCTTTTTGTCGAAAGGTTTCCGTCCAAACCACCTTTTGCAAATGTAATACTCGAAGCAGCCAAAGAGGCGGGTTTCGGCCTCAGCAATGATCTCAACGGAGATGATCCTATCGGGTTCACTATACTCCAAACAACGAGTCATCGCGGTGCGAGACGCAGTAGCGCTGCGGCATATCTGCGGCCAATCAGACACCGCAAGAACCTCCAAATAACTCTGAACTCCACCTGCACGCGAGTCATAATCGAGAACCGAAGGGCCGTTGGCATCGAATATTACAAG AACGGCAAGTTGTACACGGTACGCGCATCCAGGGAAGTCATCCTCTCCGCAGGTGCCGTTCGGTCTCCTCATCTTCTACTCCTCTCTGGAGTTGGGCCGGAAGAAGATTTGAAATCCTACGGAATCGAAGTGATCGAAAATTTACCTGGCGTCGGCTGCAATTTCCATGATCATGTCGTATTCCCGATCTCGTTCACCATAGACGAGCCTGACGTCTACGACAACAACTGGGCCGCTCTTGCTGAGTATATCGCCTTCCAGACCGGACCCTTGTCTAACACCGGACTCGGTCAAGTGGCTGGCGCCCTACCATCTGGAATAACGACGCCTAACCTTCCGGACAATCATATAGTCGGCATGGGTTACTCTGCTGGTTGCGCACCCGGTGGAATCGGCTTACTTAGCAGCGACGGTAAACGCGAAATCGAGTTTTCGGCCGGTTACGAGCATCCGAAATGCAGAG GAAAAATTAGTCTGGCTTCATCGGATCCTTTGGAATATCCTTCAATCACGGTAAACTATCTCTGCCATCCTGATGACGTCGCTGGGGTTGTAAAAGCCGTCGAGTATACTTTGCAATTGGCTGATGCACCCGCCTTCAAAGCCTATAACATGACCTTGGCCGCGACACCTTTCGAGCCCTGCTCAACCTACACTTTTGCTAGCAGAAAATATTGGGAGTGTGCAGCTCATTACAATGTTACTGGGGAATCCCACTTCGCAGGCTCCTGCAAAATGGGCCCATCATCGGACCCACTGGCAGTTGTCGACCCTCGGCTCCGAGTCTACGGAATACAGGGACTACGCGTGGCGGACGCTTCTATTATGCCGCAG GCGACTACAGCTAATACTGGATCATCTTGCGTCATGATTGGAGAGCGAGCTGCGCATATGATCAAGCAAGATTGGAATTACACAGATGCAGTATAA
- the LOC124294743 gene encoding glucose dehydrogenase [FAD, quinone]-like isoform X1, translating into MLIQIMLDMSNTPNICESQGSTSCCRITTSHIETAYSFLDGTRTNGTPNRLHRFLIAVRQMEYNYISPETCNAGLLGPSLVNLYNVTSYYFFLSILETFARRKQAIAQTCERITPIHTPGAEYDFIVVGGGAAGSVIAARLSENPFWKVLLIEAGPDEPVGLSIPGLASVISPSSIEWGYQSTNENYACLSSNGSCPIPAAKALGGGMAENAMIYLRGGPFIFDQWAAMGNEGWSWEDVLPFFKKSENNGDIDSVGREYHGTDGPLFVERFPSKPLLANVILEAAEEAGFGVSNDLNGNDNIGFAIVQTTSHHGARRSSAAAFLRPIRHRTNLHITLNSTCTRVIIENGQAVGVEYYKVGNFYTVRASKEVIVSAGAVGSPHLLLLSGVGPEEDLKSKGIDVVEDLPGVGCNFHDHMMYQVAFTVDEPDVYDSKWAALAEYIGFQTGPLSNSGLPQVAGALSSGITTPDLPDIHIVIAGYCNSFELCGMGALSNDGKREIVFSAGYEHPKCRGKISLASSDPFEYPSIWVNYLCDPNDVAGVVRAIEYSLELVDTPAIKAYNMTLAETPLEACSNYTFASTKYWECAVHHNAIGEYHISGSCKMGPSSDPLAVVDPRLRVYGIQGLRVADASIMPQVTIANTAASCVMIGE; encoded by the exons AAATGGAGTACAACTACATCTCGCCGGAAACCTGCAATGCGGGCCTTCTGGGGCCGAGTCTGGTCAATTTGTATAATGTCACCTCGTACTATTTCTTTCTGTCGATTCTAGAGACATTTGCGAGAAGAAAACAAGCAATCGCTCAAACCTGCGAACGCATCACACCTATCCATACCCCGGGTGCCGAGTATGACTTCATCGTAGTGGGAG GCGGAGCAGCCGGATCTGTCATCGCTGCAAGACTGAGTGAGAATCCGTTCTGGAAAGTTCTGCTTATTGAGGCAGGCCCGGACGAACCAGTAGGTTTATCCATCCCTGGTCTTGCTTCTGTTATATCTC CATCATCTATCGAGTGGGGATACCAGTCGACAAACGAGAACTACGCCTGTCTCAGTTCGAATGGTAGCTGTCCGATCCCTGCAGCCAAAGCTCTCGGTGGAGGCATGGCGGAGAATGCAATGATATACCTACGCGGCGGCCCGTTCATATTCGATCAATGGGCTGCAATGGGTAACGAGGGATGGTCGTGGGAAGACGTCCTACCGTTTTTTAAAAAGTCCGAAAATAACGGTGATATCGATAGTGTTGGTCGAGAGTATCACGGCACGGATGGACCGCTTTTTGTCGAAAGATTTCCGTCCAAGCCACTCCTTGCAAATGTAATACTCGAGGCAGCCGAAGAAGCGGGTTTCGGCGTCAGCAATGACCTCAACGGAAATGATAATATTGGCTTCGCAATAGTTCAAACAACGAGCCACCACGGTGCGAGACGCAGCAGCGCCGCAGCGTTTCTGCGGCCAATCAGACATCGCACTAATCTCCACATCACTCTGAACTCCACTTGCACGAGGGTCATAATCGAGAATGGACAAGCAGTTGGAGTTGAATATTACAAA GTTGGCAATTTCTACACGGTACGCGCATCCAAGGAAGTCATCGTTTCCGCAGGTGCGGTTGGGTCTCCCCATCTTCTACTGCTTTCTGGAGTTGGGCCGGAAGAAGATTTGAAATCCAAGGGAATCGACGTGGTCGAAGATTTACCTGGCGTCGGCTGCAATTTCCATGATCATATGATGTACCAGGTTGCGTTCACCGTTGATGAGCCTGACGTCTACGACAGCAAGTGGGCTGCTCTTGCTGAGTACATCGGCTTTCAGACTGGGCCCTTGTCTAACAGCGGACTCCCTCAAGTGGCTGGCGCCCTATCATCCGGGATTACTACACCCGACCTTCCGGACATTCATATAGTCATTGCAGGTTATTGTAACAGTTTCGAACTATGTGGAATGGGCGCACTTAGCAATGACGGTAAACGCGAAATCGTGTTTTCGGCAGGTTACGAGCATCCGAAATGCAGAG GAAAAATCAGTCTGGCTTCATCGGATCCTTTTGAGTATCCTTCGATCTGGGTCAACTATCTCTGTGACCCTAACGACGTTGCTGGGGTTGTGAGAGCCATCGAGTATTCACTGGAATTGGTCGATACACCGGCCATAAAGGCCTACAACATGACCTTGGCCGAAACACCTCTCGAGGCCTGCTCAAATTACACTTTTGCTAGCACGAAATACTGGGAGTGCGCAGTTCATCACAATGCTATTGGGGAATACCACATCTCAGGCTCCTGCAAAATGGGTCCGTCATCGGACCCACTTGCCGTTGTCGACCCTCGGCTCCGAGTCTACGGAATACAGGGACTACGCGTGGCGGACGCTTCTATTATGCCGCAG GTGACTATCGCCAATACTGCAGCATCTTGCGTCATGATTGGAGAATGA
- the LOC107222497 gene encoding neuropeptide-like 1 isoform X1 — translation MASSARSYLITLLLYVSVVNEISLPLVTCQDDEGEQCLPRKTFFALLRLPEVSSNLAAYSRTARIILDAKNRNELVNLKTTSTDDAEDGEVCLPVGVYLELFSYPATRGRLAAMTSAQRLFEEPAASRMDEADEGEEEDEVDSEKRSIATLAKNGDLPISIQDKADEEEEDQEKRSPAAMLNRDELEALYRYSELGKRNVAALARDFALPSGKRNVAALARDFALPPSSSGKRNVAALARDFALPSGKRNVAALARDFALPSGKRNIAALARDYSLPYGKRYLDIFSRGSAPRFQPSYGEKRNLAALVRNGDMPVGLKRNIAALARGWTLPTQNRFGRSLDNIEGRAKGRMKDAPRPEEQRKKEEDANERKLEALASSAAVAAKISGDNEKLKLDTDINGKNKSTKNAKHAGEKRPKRQIEFSDEYPLPVMQNNNVLDYEEFIEALTGDYPNAEKRFMATDPREMQEGEEASFYMSQPSKKHIGALARLGWLPSFRSARFSRSPRYLVNRANSADGTSADYPADSASRTLGFGGATRYSRSQNFGDCRHGFKRFLLLPAVDKLLLQKLYTTPRTV, via the exons CAGGAGCTATCTCATCACTCTGCTTCTCTACGTCTCGGTCGTAAACGAGATCAGCCTGCCTCTG GTGACGTGCCAGGACGACGAGGGCGAGCAATGCCTACCCCGGAAGACATTCTTCGCCCTGCTACGCCTGCCGGAAGTCAGTTCAAACCTTGCGGCGTACTCGCGAACGGCGCGGATAATCCTCGACGCCAAGAACCGAAACGAGCTCGTTAACCTTAAGACTACGTCAACGGACGACGCGGAGGACGGTGAGGTCTGCCTTCCGGTCGGCGTCTACCTCGAGCTCTTCAGCTACCCAGCTACGAGGGGTCGTCTGGCAGCCATGACCAGTGCTCAGCGGCTCTTCGAGGAGCCGGCAGCATCGAGAATGGACGAGGCCGATGAGGGGGAAGAGGAGGACGAAGTCGACTCGGAGAAACGAAGCATCGCGACCCTCGCGAAAAACGGTGATCTGCCGATATCCATCCAGGACAAGgcggacgaggaggaggaggatcaAGAGAAACGAAGCCCCGCGGCTATGTTGAACAGGGATGAGCTCGAGGCGCTCTACCGATACTCGGAGCTCGGGAAGCGCAACGTTGCCGCGCTGGCTCGAGACTTCGCGCTGCCGTCGGGAAAACGGAACGTAGCTGCGCTGGCTCGTGACTTCGCGCTGCCGCCGTCTAGCTCGGGAAAACGGAACGTCGCCGCGCTGGCTCGCGACTTCGCGCTGCCGTCGGGAAAGCGGAACGTCGCTGCTTTGGCGCGTGACTTCGCGCTGCCCTCGGGTAAGCGCAACATCGCCGCGCTGGCTCGGGACTACAGTCTGCCATACGGGAAGCGGTATTTGGACATTTTCTCACGCGGCAGCGCCCCGCGCTTCCAGCCCAGCTACGGCGAGAAACGGAACCTCGCGGCTCTCGTTAGGAACGGCGATATGCCCGTTGGACTTAAGCGCAATATCGCGGCTCTGGCCAGGGGATGGACTCTGCCGACTCAGAACAGGTTCGGACGCTCGTTGGACAACATCGAGGGGAGGGCGAAGGGCCGGATGAAGGATGCTCCGAGACCGGAAGAGCAGCGCAAGAAGGAGGAGGACGCCAATGAGAGGAAATTGGAAGCTTTGGCCAGCTCCGCGGCGGTGGCCGCCAAGATTTCCGGGGATAACGAGAAGCTCAAGCTCGATACCGATATCAATGGCAAGAATAAATCAACGAAGAACGCCAAGCATGCTGGCGAGAAAAGGCCGAAGCGGCAGATCGAATTCTCTGACGAGTATCCTCTGCCCGTTATGCAGAACAACAACGTTCTGGATTATGAGGAATTTATCGAGGCACTTACAGGCGATTATCCCAACGCGGAGAAACGATTCATGG CAACGGACCCCAGGGAGATGCAGGAAGGCGAAGAAGCCAGCTTCTACATGTCGCAACCCTCGAAGAAGCACATCGGGGCGCTGGCTCGCCTTGGGTGGCTCCCCTCGTTCAGATCCGCAAGGTTTTCCCGCTCCCCACGGTACCTGGTGAACAG gGCGAATTCCGCAGATGGGACCTCGGCCGACTACCCCGCCGACTCGGCGTCTAGGACGTTAGGATTCGGCGGCGCGACCCGTTACTCCAGATCCCAGAACTTCGGAGATTGTCGTCACGGTTTCAAGAGATTTCTCCTCTTGCCAGCAGTCGACAAACTTCTACTGCAGAAGCTTTACACGACCCCAAGAACCGTATAG
- the LOC107222497 gene encoding neuropeptide-like 1 isoform X2, which produces MASSARSYLITLLLYVSVVNEISLPLVTCQDDEGEQCLPRKTFFALLRLPEVSSNLAAYSRTARIILDAKNRNELVNLKTTSTDDAEDGEVCLPVGVYLELFSYPATRGRLAAMTSAQRLFEEPAASRMDEADEGEEEDEVDSEKRSIATLAKNGDLPISIQDKADEEEEDQEKRSPAAMLNRDELEALYRYSELGKRNVAALARDFALPSGKRNVAALARDFALPPSSSGKRNVAALARDFALPSGKRNVAALARDFALPSGKRNIAALARDYSLPYGKRYLDIFSRGSAPRFQPSYGEKRNLAALVRNGDMPVGLKRNIAALARGWTLPTQNRFGRSLDNIEGRAKGRMKDAPRPEEQRKKEEDANERKLEALASSAAVAAKISGDNEKLKLDTDINGKNKSTKNAKHAGEKRPKRQIEFSDEYPLPVMQNNNVLDYEEFIEALTGDYPNAEKRFMGRIPQMGPRPTTPPTRRLGR; this is translated from the exons CAGGAGCTATCTCATCACTCTGCTTCTCTACGTCTCGGTCGTAAACGAGATCAGCCTGCCTCTG GTGACGTGCCAGGACGACGAGGGCGAGCAATGCCTACCCCGGAAGACATTCTTCGCCCTGCTACGCCTGCCGGAAGTCAGTTCAAACCTTGCGGCGTACTCGCGAACGGCGCGGATAATCCTCGACGCCAAGAACCGAAACGAGCTCGTTAACCTTAAGACTACGTCAACGGACGACGCGGAGGACGGTGAGGTCTGCCTTCCGGTCGGCGTCTACCTCGAGCTCTTCAGCTACCCAGCTACGAGGGGTCGTCTGGCAGCCATGACCAGTGCTCAGCGGCTCTTCGAGGAGCCGGCAGCATCGAGAATGGACGAGGCCGATGAGGGGGAAGAGGAGGACGAAGTCGACTCGGAGAAACGAAGCATCGCGACCCTCGCGAAAAACGGTGATCTGCCGATATCCATCCAGGACAAGgcggacgaggaggaggaggatcaAGAGAAACGAAGCCCCGCGGCTATGTTGAACAGGGATGAGCTCGAGGCGCTCTACCGATACTCGGAGCTCGGGAAGCGCAACGTTGCCGCGCTGGCTCGAGACTTCGCGCTGCCGTCGGGAAAACGGAACGTAGCTGCGCTGGCTCGTGACTTCGCGCTGCCGCCGTCTAGCTCGGGAAAACGGAACGTCGCCGCGCTGGCTCGCGACTTCGCGCTGCCGTCGGGAAAGCGGAACGTCGCTGCTTTGGCGCGTGACTTCGCGCTGCCCTCGGGTAAGCGCAACATCGCCGCGCTGGCTCGGGACTACAGTCTGCCATACGGGAAGCGGTATTTGGACATTTTCTCACGCGGCAGCGCCCCGCGCTTCCAGCCCAGCTACGGCGAGAAACGGAACCTCGCGGCTCTCGTTAGGAACGGCGATATGCCCGTTGGACTTAAGCGCAATATCGCGGCTCTGGCCAGGGGATGGACTCTGCCGACTCAGAACAGGTTCGGACGCTCGTTGGACAACATCGAGGGGAGGGCGAAGGGCCGGATGAAGGATGCTCCGAGACCGGAAGAGCAGCGCAAGAAGGAGGAGGACGCCAATGAGAGGAAATTGGAAGCTTTGGCCAGCTCCGCGGCGGTGGCCGCCAAGATTTCCGGGGATAACGAGAAGCTCAAGCTCGATACCGATATCAATGGCAAGAATAAATCAACGAAGAACGCCAAGCATGCTGGCGAGAAAAGGCCGAAGCGGCAGATCGAATTCTCTGACGAGTATCCTCTGCCCGTTATGCAGAACAACAACGTTCTGGATTATGAGGAATTTATCGAGGCACTTACAGGCGATTATCCCAACGCGGAGAAACGATTCATGG gGCGAATTCCGCAGATGGGACCTCGGCCGACTACCCCGCCGACTCGGCGTCTAGGACGTTAG
- the LOC124294743 gene encoding glucose dehydrogenase [FAD, quinone]-like isoform X2: MLDMSNTPNICESQGSTSCCRITTSHIETAYSFLDGTRTNGTPNRLHRFLIAVRQMEYNYISPETCNAGLLGPSLVNLYNVTSYYFFLSILETFARRKQAIAQTCERITPIHTPGAEYDFIVVGGGAAGSVIAARLSENPFWKVLLIEAGPDEPVGLSIPGLASVISPSSIEWGYQSTNENYACLSSNGSCPIPAAKALGGGMAENAMIYLRGGPFIFDQWAAMGNEGWSWEDVLPFFKKSENNGDIDSVGREYHGTDGPLFVERFPSKPLLANVILEAAEEAGFGVSNDLNGNDNIGFAIVQTTSHHGARRSSAAAFLRPIRHRTNLHITLNSTCTRVIIENGQAVGVEYYKVGNFYTVRASKEVIVSAGAVGSPHLLLLSGVGPEEDLKSKGIDVVEDLPGVGCNFHDHMMYQVAFTVDEPDVYDSKWAALAEYIGFQTGPLSNSGLPQVAGALSSGITTPDLPDIHIVIAGYCNSFELCGMGALSNDGKREIVFSAGYEHPKCRGKISLASSDPFEYPSIWVNYLCDPNDVAGVVRAIEYSLELVDTPAIKAYNMTLAETPLEACSNYTFASTKYWECAVHHNAIGEYHISGSCKMGPSSDPLAVVDPRLRVYGIQGLRVADASIMPQVTIANTAASCVMIGE; encoded by the exons AAATGGAGTACAACTACATCTCGCCGGAAACCTGCAATGCGGGCCTTCTGGGGCCGAGTCTGGTCAATTTGTATAATGTCACCTCGTACTATTTCTTTCTGTCGATTCTAGAGACATTTGCGAGAAGAAAACAAGCAATCGCTCAAACCTGCGAACGCATCACACCTATCCATACCCCGGGTGCCGAGTATGACTTCATCGTAGTGGGAG GCGGAGCAGCCGGATCTGTCATCGCTGCAAGACTGAGTGAGAATCCGTTCTGGAAAGTTCTGCTTATTGAGGCAGGCCCGGACGAACCAGTAGGTTTATCCATCCCTGGTCTTGCTTCTGTTATATCTC CATCATCTATCGAGTGGGGATACCAGTCGACAAACGAGAACTACGCCTGTCTCAGTTCGAATGGTAGCTGTCCGATCCCTGCAGCCAAAGCTCTCGGTGGAGGCATGGCGGAGAATGCAATGATATACCTACGCGGCGGCCCGTTCATATTCGATCAATGGGCTGCAATGGGTAACGAGGGATGGTCGTGGGAAGACGTCCTACCGTTTTTTAAAAAGTCCGAAAATAACGGTGATATCGATAGTGTTGGTCGAGAGTATCACGGCACGGATGGACCGCTTTTTGTCGAAAGATTTCCGTCCAAGCCACTCCTTGCAAATGTAATACTCGAGGCAGCCGAAGAAGCGGGTTTCGGCGTCAGCAATGACCTCAACGGAAATGATAATATTGGCTTCGCAATAGTTCAAACAACGAGCCACCACGGTGCGAGACGCAGCAGCGCCGCAGCGTTTCTGCGGCCAATCAGACATCGCACTAATCTCCACATCACTCTGAACTCCACTTGCACGAGGGTCATAATCGAGAATGGACAAGCAGTTGGAGTTGAATATTACAAA GTTGGCAATTTCTACACGGTACGCGCATCCAAGGAAGTCATCGTTTCCGCAGGTGCGGTTGGGTCTCCCCATCTTCTACTGCTTTCTGGAGTTGGGCCGGAAGAAGATTTGAAATCCAAGGGAATCGACGTGGTCGAAGATTTACCTGGCGTCGGCTGCAATTTCCATGATCATATGATGTACCAGGTTGCGTTCACCGTTGATGAGCCTGACGTCTACGACAGCAAGTGGGCTGCTCTTGCTGAGTACATCGGCTTTCAGACTGGGCCCTTGTCTAACAGCGGACTCCCTCAAGTGGCTGGCGCCCTATCATCCGGGATTACTACACCCGACCTTCCGGACATTCATATAGTCATTGCAGGTTATTGTAACAGTTTCGAACTATGTGGAATGGGCGCACTTAGCAATGACGGTAAACGCGAAATCGTGTTTTCGGCAGGTTACGAGCATCCGAAATGCAGAG GAAAAATCAGTCTGGCTTCATCGGATCCTTTTGAGTATCCTTCGATCTGGGTCAACTATCTCTGTGACCCTAACGACGTTGCTGGGGTTGTGAGAGCCATCGAGTATTCACTGGAATTGGTCGATACACCGGCCATAAAGGCCTACAACATGACCTTGGCCGAAACACCTCTCGAGGCCTGCTCAAATTACACTTTTGCTAGCACGAAATACTGGGAGTGCGCAGTTCATCACAATGCTATTGGGGAATACCACATCTCAGGCTCCTGCAAAATGGGTCCGTCATCGGACCCACTTGCCGTTGTCGACCCTCGGCTCCGAGTCTACGGAATACAGGGACTACGCGTGGCGGACGCTTCTATTATGCCGCAG GTGACTATCGCCAATACTGCAGCATCTTGCGTCATGATTGGAGAATGA
- the LOC124296646 gene encoding glucose dehydrogenase [FAD, quinone]-like isoform X2 produces the protein MEYNYALPETCNADYLGQSIASVCNVTSYYFFLSILETFVRRKQRIAQTCERITPIHIPDAEYDFIVVGGGAAGSVVAARLSENPSWKVLLVEAGPDELVAASVPGFTYVVPGSNEWGYQSTNETYACQGSNGSCLITQAKTLGGSLSHNAMIYLRGSPYIFDQWAAMGNEGWSWEEVLPFFKKSENNGDIDSVGRKYHGTNGPLFVERFPSKPPFANVILEAAKEAGFGLSNDLNGDDPIGFTILQTTSHRGARRSSAAAYLRPIRHRKNLQITLNSTCTRVIIENRRAVGIEYYKNGKLYTVRASREVILSAGAVRSPHLLLLSGVGPEEDLKSYGIEVIENLPGVGCNFHDHVVFPISFTIDEPDVYDNNWAALAEYIAFQTGPLSNTGLGQVAGALPSGITTPNLPDNHIVGMGYSAGCAPGGIGLLSSDGKREIEFSAGYEHPKCRGKISLASSDPLEYPSITVNYLCHPDDVAGVVKAVEYTLQLADAPAFKAYNMTLAATPFEPCSTYTFASRKYWECAAHYNVTGESHFAGSCKMGPSSDPLAVVDPRLRVYGIQGLRVADASIMPQATTANTGSSCVMIGERAAHMIKQDWNYTDAV, from the exons ATGGAGTACAACTACGCCTTGCCGGAAACCTGCAATGCGGACTACCTGGGGCAGAGTATAGCCAGCGTATGTAATGTCACCTCGTACTATTTCTTTCTGTCGATTCTAGAGACATTTGTAAGAAGAAAACAACGAATCGCTCAAACCTGCGAACGCATCACACCTATCCATATCCCAGATGCCGAGTATGACTTTATCGTAGTGGGGG gTGGAGCAGCCGGTTCTGTCGTCGCTGCAAGACTGAGTGAAAATCCGTCTTGGAAAGTTCTGCTTGTTGAGGCAGGCCCGGACGAACTAGTAGCCGCATCCGTTCCTGGTTTCACTTATGTTGTACCCGG ATCTAACGAGTGGGGATACCAGTCGACCAACGAAACCTACGCCTGTCAAGGTTCGAATGGTAGCTGTTTGATTACGCAAGCCAAAACTCTTGGTGGAAGCTTGTCGCACAATGCAATGATATACCTACGCGGCAGCCCGTATATATTCGATCAATGGGCTGCAATGGGTAACGAGGGATGGTCGTGGGAAGAAGTCTTGCCATTTTTCAAGAAGTCCGAAAATAACGGCGATATCGATAGTGTTGGCCGAAAGTATCACGGCACGAATGGGCCGCTTTTTGTCGAAAGGTTTCCGTCCAAACCACCTTTTGCAAATGTAATACTCGAAGCAGCCAAAGAGGCGGGTTTCGGCCTCAGCAATGATCTCAACGGAGATGATCCTATCGGGTTCACTATACTCCAAACAACGAGTCATCGCGGTGCGAGACGCAGTAGCGCTGCGGCATATCTGCGGCCAATCAGACACCGCAAGAACCTCCAAATAACTCTGAACTCCACCTGCACGCGAGTCATAATCGAGAACCGAAGGGCCGTTGGCATCGAATATTACAAG AACGGCAAGTTGTACACGGTACGCGCATCCAGGGAAGTCATCCTCTCCGCAGGTGCCGTTCGGTCTCCTCATCTTCTACTCCTCTCTGGAGTTGGGCCGGAAGAAGATTTGAAATCCTACGGAATCGAAGTGATCGAAAATTTACCTGGCGTCGGCTGCAATTTCCATGATCATGTCGTATTCCCGATCTCGTTCACCATAGACGAGCCTGACGTCTACGACAACAACTGGGCCGCTCTTGCTGAGTATATCGCCTTCCAGACCGGACCCTTGTCTAACACCGGACTCGGTCAAGTGGCTGGCGCCCTACCATCTGGAATAACGACGCCTAACCTTCCGGACAATCATATAGTCGGCATGGGTTACTCTGCTGGTTGCGCACCCGGTGGAATCGGCTTACTTAGCAGCGACGGTAAACGCGAAATCGAGTTTTCGGCCGGTTACGAGCATCCGAAATGCAGAG GAAAAATTAGTCTGGCTTCATCGGATCCTTTGGAATATCCTTCAATCACGGTAAACTATCTCTGCCATCCTGATGACGTCGCTGGGGTTGTAAAAGCCGTCGAGTATACTTTGCAATTGGCTGATGCACCCGCCTTCAAAGCCTATAACATGACCTTGGCCGCGACACCTTTCGAGCCCTGCTCAACCTACACTTTTGCTAGCAGAAAATATTGGGAGTGTGCAGCTCATTACAATGTTACTGGGGAATCCCACTTCGCAGGCTCCTGCAAAATGGGCCCATCATCGGACCCACTGGCAGTTGTCGACCCTCGGCTCCGAGTCTACGGAATACAGGGACTACGCGTGGCGGACGCTTCTATTATGCCGCAG GCGACTACAGCTAATACTGGATCATCTTGCGTCATGATTGGAGAGCGAGCTGCGCATATGATCAAGCAAGATTGGAATTACACAGATGCAGTATAA